Proteins found in one Taeniopygia guttata chromosome 27, bTaeGut7.mat, whole genome shotgun sequence genomic segment:
- the LOC100217831 gene encoding G protein-activated inward rectifier potassium channel 1 isoform X2 encodes MAAVRRKFGDEYQAVGLARCSARRERQRFVDKNGRCNVQHGNLGGESSRYLSDFFTTLVDLKWRWNLLIFLLTYTVAWLVMASMWWGIAYLRGDLHQAHGDTYSPCVANVYNFPSAFLFFVETEATIGYGHRYITERCPEGIVLFLFQSLLGSVVDAFLIGCMFIKMSQPKKRAETLMFSRAAVISQRDAKLCLMFRVGNLRNSHMVSAQIRCKLIKNCSDWKELQEIYGPTFC; translated from the exons ATGGCAGCCGTGCGCAGGAAGTTTGGGGACGAGTACCAGGCCGTGGGCCTCGCTCGCTGCAGCGCCCGCAGAGAGCGGCAGCGCTTCGTGGACAAGAACGGGCGCTGCAACGTGCAGCACGGCAACCTGGGCGGCGAGAGCAGCCGCTACCTCTCCGACTTCTTCACCACGCTGGTGGACCTCAAGTGGCGCTGGAACCTGCTCATCTTCCTGCTGACCTACACGGTGGCCTGGCTGGTGATGGCCTCGATGTGGTGGGGCATCGCCTACCTGCGCGGTGACCTGCACCAGGCGCACGGTGACACCTACAGCCCGTGTGTGGCCAACGTGTACAACTTCCCCTCCGCCTTCCTCTTCTTCGTAGAGACCGAGGCCACCATCGGCTACGGGCACCGCTACATCACGGAGCGCTGCCCCGAGGGCATCGTGCTCTTCCTCTTCCAGTCGCTGCTGGGCTCCGTTGTGGACGCGTTCCTCATCGGCTGCATGTTCATCAAGATGTCGCAGCCCAAGAAGCGAGCGGAGACCCTCATGTTCAGCCGTGCCGCCGTCATCTCGCAGCGCGATGCCAAGCTCTGCCTCATGTTTCGTGTGGGCAACCTCCGCAACAGCCACATGGTGTCCGCCCAGATCCGCTGCAAGCTGATCAAG AATTGTTCAGATTGGAAGGAACTTCAGGAGATTTATGGTCCAACCTTCTGCTGA
- the LOC100226600 gene encoding uncharacterized protein has product MLLTVMNLLYLFILLAVYRHAHGTWDNCRGTCGLRPMASDYNSVAADYRIVTGTGALPGAWPWIVSIQDPRKIGTGHTCGGSLISPQWVLTAAHCFLQARNVTMWRVLIGATKLTHLGPETQVRHIKRLLAHQEYMADSQQNDIALLELDQPVECSDYVQLACVPNASLTVSELKTCYIAGWGSASAKAQGPSDVLQEAKVRLLDIRLVNSSRRYAGAIHTHNLCAGYPRGGMDTCQGDSGGPLVCKDNRASYFWLVGVTSWGKGCARTKRPGVYTSTQYFYNWILIQMGVCPPGTATPAAEPTCISTPLEQPEPTPTESGCSTLTPCPESAETATPAPEPTFSSASLEQPEPTPTESGCSTTTPCPESAETATPAAEPTFSSAPLEQPEPTPTESGCSTLTPCPESAETATPMPEPTFSSTPFEQPEPTPTESGCSTLTPCPESAETATPAPEPTFSSTPLEQPEPTPTESGCSALTPCPESAETAIPAPEQTFSSAPFEQPEPTPTESGCCTPTPDHSTATATPEPALTSNPSEEPMSMQPLLPAPHPYQIVVKFLTRVHQILLGLMRKKTWAAG; this is encoded by the exons ATGCTGCTGACAGTGATGAATCTGCTGTACCTCTTCATCCTGCTGGCTGTGTACAGACATGCACATGGTACCTGGGACAACTGCAG AGGGACCTGTGGGCTCCGGCCCATGGCTTCTGACTACAACTCCGTAGCTGCTGACTACAGAATTGTGACTGGCACAGGTGCCCTGCCAGGGGCCTGGCCCTGGATTGTCAGCATCCAGGACCCCAGGAAAATAGGCACTGGCCATACATGTGGAGGGTCCCTCATCAGCCCACAGTGGGTCCTCACAGCAGCCCACTGCTTCCTCCAGGCCAG GAATGTCACCATGTGGCGTGTGCTGATCGGGGCCACCAAGCTGACCCATCTGGGCCCCGAGACCCAGGTGCGCCACATCAAGCGGCTCCTGGCCCACCAGGAGTACATGGCTGATTCCCAGCAGAACGACAttgccctgctggagctggaccAGCCCGTGGAGTGCAGTGACTATGTCCAGCTTGCCTGCGTGCCCAACGCCTCGCTCACAGTGTCAGAGCTGAAAACTTGCTACATTGCTGGCTGGGGTTCTGCCAGTGCAAAAG ctcagggtcCGAGTGATGTCCTGCAGGAAGCCAAGGTCCGTCTCCTGGATATCCGGCTGGTTAACAGCAGCCGCCGCTACGCCGGGGCCATCCACACCCACAACCTGTGTGCTGGCTACCCACGGGGTGGCATGGACACCTGCCAG GGTGACAGTGGAGGGCCTCTGGTGTGCAAAGATAACCGTGCCAGCTACTTCTGGCTTGTTGGAGTGACCAGCTGGGGAAAAGGCTGTGCCAGAACAAAACGGCCGGGAGTTTACACCTCCACTCAGTACTTCTACAACTGGATCCTGATCCAGATGGGTGTGTGCCCACCTGGAAcagccactccagcagcagagccaacCTGCATCTCAACCCCTCTTGAGCAGCCAGAGCCAACACCAACAGAGTCAGGCTGCTCTACTCTCACTCCATGTCCAGAGTCAGCTGAAACAGCCACTCCAGCACCAGAGCCAACCTTCAGCTCAGCCTCcttggagcagccagagccaacACCAACAGAGTCAGGCTGTTCTACTACCACTCCATGTCCAGAGTCAGCTGAAAcagccactccagcagcagagccaacCTTCAGCTCAGCCCCcttggagcagccagagcccacaCCAACAGAGTCAGGCTGTTCTACTCTCACTCCATGTCCAGAGTCAGCTGAAACAGCCACTCCAATGCCAGAGCCAACCTTCAGCTCAACCCCTTTTGAGCAGCCAGAGCCAACACCAACAGAGTCAGGCTGTTCTACTCTCACTCCATGTCCAGAGTCAGCTGAAACAGCCACTCCAGCACCAGAGCCAACCTTCAGCTCAACCCCcttggagcagccagagccaacACCAACAGAGTCAGGCTGTTCTGCTCTCACTCCATGTCCAGAGTCAGCTGAAACAGCCATTCCAGCACCAGAGCAAACCTTCAGCTCAGCCCCTTTTGAGCAGCCAGAGCCAACACCAACAGAGTCAGGCTGCTGCACTCCCACTCCTGATCACTCAACTGCAACAGCCACACCAGAGCCAGCATTGACCTCAAACCCCTCTGAGGAGCCAATGTCAATGCAACCTCTCTTGCCTGCTCCACATCCGTACCAGATAGTGGTGAAATTCTTAACTCGGGTGCACCAGATACTGCTGGGCCTCATGAGAAAAAAGACCTGGGCAGCAGGATGA
- the LOC100223725 gene encoding histo-blood group ABO system transferase 1 isoform X1 produces MRITKLHGLAVLVTAGITGAIWYYYPFSPARAQEHKASPGEDSVLKTDLYETSLMFPWRRDVLVLTPWLAPIVWEGTFNRDILNAQYLQKKAVTGVVTFAVEKYVQFIEGFMSSANTYFLAGHPVNFYLFTDNPEKISHIQMAPENHLFIIPVQNDPRWQDISRSRMDIISCYIQSQFQHEVDYLYSLDINVQLLAHIGVEIIDALVATISSWQVTPQHENKGSEAHPEAQSAIPEGQGDFYYTASFYGGSVPEVYKLTRACSAGLREDTENGIEAPWHHESHLNRYLLQHRPTRLLSPEYYWDPRLSSSTIQVKRMCPVHQHSQRQRM; encoded by the exons GTACTACTACCCTTTCtccccagccagagcccaggaACACAAAGCCTCCCCTGGAGAGGATTCAGTCCT GAAAACAGACCTGTATGAAACATCTCTGATGTTCCCATG GAGAAGGGATGTGCTGGTGTTGACACCATGGCTGGCTCCAATTGTCTGGGAAGGCACGTTCAACAGAGACATCCTGAATGCTCAATACCTGCAGAAGAAGGCAGTCACTGGAGTGGTCACTTTTGCTGTTGAAAA ATACGTCCAGTTCATAGAAGGATTCATGAGCTCTGCCAACACGTACTTCCTTGCTGGGCACCCCGTGAATTTCTACTTGTTCACAGACAATCCTGAGAAGATCTCTCACATTCAGATGGCCCCTGAGAACCACCTGTTCATCATCCCTGTCCAGAACGACCCCAGGTGGCAGGACATCTCCAGGAGCCGTATGGACATCATCAGCTGCTACATCCAGAGCCAGTTCCAGCACGAGGTGGACTATCTGTACTCCCTGGACATCAatgtccagctcctggcacacaTCGGCGTGGAGATCATCGATGCCCTGGTGGCCACCATCAGCTCCTGGCAGGTCACCCCACAGCACGAGAACAAAGGCTCTGAGGCACACCCTGAGGCACAATCTGCCATCCCTGAGGGACAAGGGGACTTCTACTACACAGCGAGCTTCTACGGGGGCAGCGTGCCCGAGGTCTACAAACTGACCCGagcctgctctgcagggctgagggaggACACAGAAAATGGCATTGAGGCTCCCTGGCACCACGAGAGCCACCTCAACAGGtacctgctgcagcacaggcccaCACGCCTGCTGTCCCCAGAGTACTACTGGGACCccaggctcagctccagcaccatccAGGTGAAGAGGATGTGCCCTGtgcaccagcacagccagagaCAAAGAATgtga
- the LOC100217831 gene encoding G protein-activated inward rectifier potassium channel 1 isoform X1, with protein MAAVRRKFGDEYQAVGLARCSARRERQRFVDKNGRCNVQHGNLGGESSRYLSDFFTTLVDLKWRWNLLIFLLTYTVAWLVMASMWWGIAYLRGDLHQAHGDTYSPCVANVYNFPSAFLFFVETEATIGYGHRYITERCPEGIVLFLFQSLLGSVVDAFLIGCMFIKMSQPKKRAETLMFSRAAVISQRDAKLCLMFRVGNLRNSHMVSAQIRCKLIKSRQTPEGEFLPLDQCELDVGFGTGADQLFLVSPLTICHEINSESPFFSLSQRSLRSEQFEIVVILEGIVETTGMTCQARTSYTEDEVLWGHRFLPVMSLEDGFFRVDYSQFHATFEVPTPPYSVKEQEENLSQSSLLNSPFDKKTRREQVCPLDCADVTGEKNKLPAKLQKISSRKEGLPPKTLRMSSSNTEKTFSTGDLLKIQEISPISDGEDSDSRMQLKALKINAKALTQSTSELELQKDFLGMGTLEEKLEDNFPAKL; from the exons ATGGCAGCCGTGCGCAGGAAGTTTGGGGACGAGTACCAGGCCGTGGGCCTCGCTCGCTGCAGCGCCCGCAGAGAGCGGCAGCGCTTCGTGGACAAGAACGGGCGCTGCAACGTGCAGCACGGCAACCTGGGCGGCGAGAGCAGCCGCTACCTCTCCGACTTCTTCACCACGCTGGTGGACCTCAAGTGGCGCTGGAACCTGCTCATCTTCCTGCTGACCTACACGGTGGCCTGGCTGGTGATGGCCTCGATGTGGTGGGGCATCGCCTACCTGCGCGGTGACCTGCACCAGGCGCACGGTGACACCTACAGCCCGTGTGTGGCCAACGTGTACAACTTCCCCTCCGCCTTCCTCTTCTTCGTAGAGACCGAGGCCACCATCGGCTACGGGCACCGCTACATCACGGAGCGCTGCCCCGAGGGCATCGTGCTCTTCCTCTTCCAGTCGCTGCTGGGCTCCGTTGTGGACGCGTTCCTCATCGGCTGCATGTTCATCAAGATGTCGCAGCCCAAGAAGCGAGCGGAGACCCTCATGTTCAGCCGTGCCGCCGTCATCTCGCAGCGCGATGCCAAGCTCTGCCTCATGTTTCGTGTGGGCAACCTCCGCAACAGCCACATGGTGTCCGCCCAGATCCGCTGCAAGCTGATCAAG TCCAGACAGACACCGGAGGGAGAATTTCTGCCACTGGACCAGTGTGAACTGGATGTTGGATTTGGAACTGGAGCTGACCAGCTGTTTTTAGTTTCCCCTTTAACCATCTGTCATGAAATTAACTCGGAGAGcccctttttctctctctcacaaAGATCACTGAGGAGTGAGCAATTTGAAATTGTTGTCATCCTCGAAGGGATTGTTGAGACCACTG GAATGACGTGCCAAGCCAGGACCTCATACACAGAAGATGAAGTCCTGTGGGGTCACAGGTTCCTCCCAGTCATGTCTCTGGAAGATGGCTTTTTCCGTGTCGATTATTCTCAGTTTCACGCCACCTTTGAAGTCCCCACTCCCCCTTACAGTGTTAAAGAGCAAGAAGAAAACCTGTCCCAGTCATCTCTTTTGAATAGTCCTTTTGATAAGAAAACCAGAAGAGAACAGGTTTGTCCACTTGACTGTGCTGATGTTACAGGAGAGAAGAACAAGCTCCCTGCTAAACTTCAGAAGATCAGCTCAAGGAAGGAAGGCCTTCCACCAAAAACCCTGAGAATGAGTTCCAGTAACACAGAGAAGACTTTCAGTACTGGAGATCTCTTGAAAATTCAAGAAATAAGTCCCATCTCGGATGGTGAAGACAGTGATAGCAGGATGCAGCTGAAAGCCTTGAAAATAAATGCCAAGGCTCTGACTCAGTCTACCAGTGAGCTGGAGTTACAGAAGGATTTTCTAGGTATGGGCACTCTAGAGGAGAAATTGGAAGATAATTTTCCTGCCAAACTTTGA
- the LOC100223725 gene encoding histo-blood group ABO system transferase 2 isoform X2 yields MRITKLHGLAVLVTAGITGAIWKTDLYETSLMFPWRRDVLVLTPWLAPIVWEGTFNRDILNAQYLQKKAVTGVVTFAVEKYVQFIEGFMSSANTYFLAGHPVNFYLFTDNPEKISHIQMAPENHLFIIPVQNDPRWQDISRSRMDIISCYIQSQFQHEVDYLYSLDINVQLLAHIGVEIIDALVATISSWQVTPQHENKGSEAHPEAQSAIPEGQGDFYYTASFYGGSVPEVYKLTRACSAGLREDTENGIEAPWHHESHLNRYLLQHRPTRLLSPEYYWDPRLSSSTIQVKRMCPVHQHSQRQRM; encoded by the exons GAAAACAGACCTGTATGAAACATCTCTGATGTTCCCATG GAGAAGGGATGTGCTGGTGTTGACACCATGGCTGGCTCCAATTGTCTGGGAAGGCACGTTCAACAGAGACATCCTGAATGCTCAATACCTGCAGAAGAAGGCAGTCACTGGAGTGGTCACTTTTGCTGTTGAAAA ATACGTCCAGTTCATAGAAGGATTCATGAGCTCTGCCAACACGTACTTCCTTGCTGGGCACCCCGTGAATTTCTACTTGTTCACAGACAATCCTGAGAAGATCTCTCACATTCAGATGGCCCCTGAGAACCACCTGTTCATCATCCCTGTCCAGAACGACCCCAGGTGGCAGGACATCTCCAGGAGCCGTATGGACATCATCAGCTGCTACATCCAGAGCCAGTTCCAGCACGAGGTGGACTATCTGTACTCCCTGGACATCAatgtccagctcctggcacacaTCGGCGTGGAGATCATCGATGCCCTGGTGGCCACCATCAGCTCCTGGCAGGTCACCCCACAGCACGAGAACAAAGGCTCTGAGGCACACCCTGAGGCACAATCTGCCATCCCTGAGGGACAAGGGGACTTCTACTACACAGCGAGCTTCTACGGGGGCAGCGTGCCCGAGGTCTACAAACTGACCCGagcctgctctgcagggctgagggaggACACAGAAAATGGCATTGAGGCTCCCTGGCACCACGAGAGCCACCTCAACAGGtacctgctgcagcacaggcccaCACGCCTGCTGTCCCCAGAGTACTACTGGGACCccaggctcagctccagcaccatccAGGTGAAGAGGATGTGCCCTGtgcaccagcacagccagagaCAAAGAATgtga